CGTGCGTTATTAGCGCTGGCGTCCAGCCGGTCGTTGCCGATCGCGGCGCAGTGGAAGGTCGAACCGTTGCTTGGTCCAGAGAATACCAACGATGCTCTTGGCATCCACGATCTTGTGTGATAAGACCCACTGGTAGGCCTGTTCGAACGGGATCGTATGGATCTGCAGAAACTCGGTGGGATCGTGGCGGAGGTCCCGGCCGGCTATAAGTCCTTGAGCCAGAAAAAGCTGGATGGACCCGGTGGAGAAGCCAACCGCGGAATAGAAGGTGCACAGTTTGAGCAGCCGGCGCGGACGAAG
The DNA window shown above is from Candidatus Methylomirabilis tolerans and carries:
- a CDS encoding NUDIX hydrolase, producing the protein MKLIEQVLGTQVVYAGAYLSTEQQTVVLPDGRQAVRDIVRPPNAVAIVPIDDDGRIYLVRQYRPAIRRAIYEIPAGIIDHGERPTATARRECEEEIGLRPRRLLKLCTFYSAVGFSTGSIQLFLAQGLIAGRDLRHDPTEFLQIHTIPFEQAYQWVLSHKIVDAKSIVGILWTKQRFDLPLRRDRQRPAGRQR